In Streptomyces camelliae, the sequence CAGACGCGCAGGCCGCCCGCGGAGAGGATCACGCCGTCGCCGCCCCACCGCCCGCTCTGCGCCCGCAGATGCGCACGGGCGTCGGAGCGCACCGCCTGGACGAGCTCGCTCCAGCCGCTGACCTCGGTGTTGTTCCACGAGCGCGTCTGGGCGCGGGTGGTGTAGTCGTCGTGGCGTACGCCGACGGACATGCCGTAGAGCAGCTCGACGGGAACCCATCCGGCGGTCACGAGCTTGGCGAACCCCTGGCCGTCGAGGTGGCAGGTGAACGGCCGCGGCGGCCGTACCGTTCCGGCCGCGCGCACCGCGGTCCCGATCACCTTGAACTCCAGGCAGTTGGGCTGTGCCGGGAAGGGGGCCACCGTCAGCTGTGCCGCGACGACGCCGTCGCCGCCGAGGGCCGAGCACTCCGCGGTCATCCGGTCCAGGGCCGAGCGGCGTGCCCGGTCGAGCACCTCGACGAGCCCGGCGGACGGGGCGCCGCCTCCGGAGAGGGCGACGCGCGCGTAGCCGCCCCCGCCGGCGTACCACCCGCTCTGGTAGAGGCAGTCGTGATAGCCCCAGTACCGGCCGCTGCGGCCGACGTGGTAGACGGCCGAGCCCATGACCTGGCCGACCGGCTCGAACCCCACGGCACGCAGCGCGGCGAACTCACCGGTGGACAGCGCCGAGGACCAGGTTCCGCTGCCGCGCAGCTCCGCGATCCGCGCGGCCGCCGCCGGGGGCAGGCCGGCCCCCGTCCATTCCCCGCTCATGGACACCAACTCCCGCTTCGTGCCCTGACCGAGGGCACAGCGGCTTGAGTGTATGCCCACCCGCCCGGGACGCGGAGCCGGGCCGCCGATCCGCGCCGGACCGTGTGCCGGTCACATCACGCCGGGGCACTGGGCGTTGAGCTCGATCGTTCTCCAGTGCCTGGTCAGGGAACGCAGCGCCTGTGCGGACCGGTCGAGCGGGCCGCGCTCATTTTGGCCGCCGCGGCGCAGAAGGCGCGCAGCGTGCGCATCCATGGGTTCAAGCCATCGCACGGACGAGCAGAGCAAGGGCCGGGAAAGAACGCTTTGCAGCTCTTTCCCCCATAGCCGTCCATCACCCCATCAATCGCCATCTCCTCCGGTCCGGCATGGTTGACCGACCCGCCGGAGAACCCGCCCCGCGACCTGTCTCCGAAATGCCGAACAGCGCATATCGACGAGAAACGGGGATACGCCGGACGGGATCAAGATCGTCATTGGCCGGATCCGACCCATCATCCTGCGTCAGCTCCCCTCCCTCACCACGGGAAACCTCAGATCTTCCGCAAACCTTGATCCACGTGGTTGCCGGTCCCCCATCCGTTTGCCAGGGTTTCGCGCACCCCCCACCTCCCCGTCGGCGCCCCCCCGAGGGGCGAATCGGAGGTTCCGTGACCGCCCGCCGTACCCTGCTGACCGCCGCATCAACTGCGTTCCTCACTCTCCCCCTGCTCCCCCGCACCGCCGCCGCTTCGTCCTCCACGGCTCGGCGGGAGACGTCGCCCGGGCTTCGGCCGCCCGCCAAACAGGCCGTCGCCGTCGGTAGCGGAGGCGCCGTCTCCAGCGTCAACCCGTATGCCACACAGGCCGGTATCGACGTGCTGCGCCACGGCGGCAACGCCGTCGACGCCGCTGTCGCCACCGCCGCCGCACTCGGTGTCGTCGAGCCCTACTCGGCAGGCGTCGGAGGCGGCGGCTACTTCGTCTACTACGACGCCCGTACCAGGACCGTGCACACCATCGACGGCCGGGAGACCGGACCGGCGCGCATGCGGTCCGACTCCTTCACCGACCCCTCCACCGGCAAGGCGATCCCGTTCGACGAAGCCGTCAACTCCGGCCTTTCCGTGGGCGTTCCCGGCACCCCGGCGACCTGGCAGCGGGCCCTGGACACCTGGGGCACCCTCTCGCTGGCCCAGGCCCTGCGGCCCGCGACGCGGATCGCGGACGACGGGTTCGTGGTCAACGACCAGTTCCGCGCCCAGACCGAGATGAACGAGGCACGCTTCCGCGACTTCACCCCGACCGCTCAGCTGTTCCTGCCGGGCGGTCAACTGCCCGTCGTCGGAACCCGCTTCCGCAATCCCGACCTGGCCCGCACCTACCGGGAACTCGCCCACGACGGCGTGGACGCCCTGTACCACGGCGACATCGGGCACGACGTGGTGCGCACCGTCCAGAACCCGCCGGTGGCCCAGGGCTCCACGCGCACCGTGCGTCCAGGGCTCATGGAGCGTGCGGACCTCGCCGGCTACCGAGCAATCCTGCGGGCGCCGACCCGCACGACGTACCACGGTCTGGACGTGTACTCCATGGCACCGTCCTCCTCCGGCGGCACCACGGTCGGCGAGGCGCTGAACATCCTGGAGAACTTCCACCTGTCGCCCTCCGACACGGCGCAGGCGCTGCACGACTATCTGGAGGCCAGCCGGATCGCGTTCGCCGACCGCAACCGCTGGGTGGGCGACCCGGCGTTCTCCGACGTACCGACCAGGGAGCTGCTGGCCAAGGAGTTCGCCAAGGACCGCGCCTGTCTGATCCCGCCCACCACGTCGCTGACCAGCCCCGTCGCCCCGGGCGATCCGCTGGCCCCCGCGGGGTGCACCGCCCCGGGCACCGGCAGCCAGGAGCCGTACGAGGGTCCGTCGACCACCCACCTGGTGGCCTGCGACCGCTGGGGCAACGTCGTCTCCTACACGCTGACCATCGAGCAGACCGGAGGCTCGGCCATCACCGTTCCGGGCCGCGGGTTCCTGCTCAACAACGAGCTCACGGACTTCGACTTCACGCCCCTGCAGGCCGGCGTGCCCGACCCGAACCTGCCGGGTCCGGGCAAGCGGCCGCGCAGCAGCATGTCGCCGACGATCGTGCTGCGCGACGGCAGGCCCCTGATCGCCGTGGGCTCCCCGGGCGGTGCCACCATCATCACCACCGTCCTGCAGACCCTGGTCAACCGCCTCGACCTCGGCATGACCCTGCCCGAAGCGGTCGCGGCACCGCGCATCTCGCAGCGCAACCGCACCACGACCGAAGCCGAACCGGCCTTCCTCGACTCACCCGAACGCCCCGCGCTCGAAGCCCTCGGTGAGCACTTCGTCCTGGCCCCGCCGGCCTTCACCCCGTCACCCGAGATCGGCGCGGTCGCCGCGCTGGAGTTCGGCCCCCGCGGGACGGTCACCGCGGTGGCCGAGCCCGTACGGCGTGGCGGCGGCTCGGCGATGGTCGTCCATCAGACCTCCTGAAGCCGGATGCCGAGGACGGGAGCGCCGGCCGGTCCAGGAGGGCCGACGCTCCCGCCGCGGAGGAGCTCACCCCTGTGGCGTCCCACCGTCGGCACGTCCTCCTTCGGCTGCTCGGGCCTGACCTCCTGGGCCCACGCGTCTCCACACCCGCGGTCAGTGATGCGACGGCGCCTGCGCGGGCTCCTCGTCCCGCGCGTCGGCCGGAGCGGTGCGCTGCGCCACGATCCGTCCGGGCCGGCCGGAGCCGCGGACGGCGAGGACACTCAGCGGCACCAGGGTGGACGGTGCCCACCAGGGGCGGGCCGGTCAGGCCGAGGGAGGAGTCCAGGGCCGTACCCGCCAGCGCCGATCCGGCGGCGATGCCGTGTCCGGCGCGGGGGCGGACGCAGGGTGGCCATGGCCATCGCCGGCGAGCCGATGATCATGCCGAGCGCGAAGGCCGTGATCAGCAGGCCGGCCCGGGAGACGCTGACGCCGAGGTCGCCGGCGAGCTCCGGCAGCAGGCCGGCGACTACGAACTCGGTGGTCCCCATCAGGAATGTGCCGGCGGCGAGCACCCAGACGACGAAGGGGAGCCTGCCGGGGCGGGTCCCGGTCGTGGAAGGCGTACGTGTGGTCTCTCCTCGGGGGGACGGGGGCGGGCGCGTGCTCGGTGCGGGCGGGCCTCGTCCTCGTCCGCTGGGACACGGCGTACCGGGCGACGAGGAGTGTGCGGGCGGGCCCTCCCGCCGAGCGGCAGCGCCGCGGGCGTGGGCACGGCAGACGACGGCTGTCCGGGGCCGGGCCGTGGATGTCCGGCCCCGGTGACGGGCGGCTGCTCGGGTCAGGGCTTCAGCAGTGCCTTGATGGCGCGGCGCTCGTCCATCGCCCGGTAGCCCTCGGCGACCTGCTCCAGGGGCAGGGTGAGGTCGAAGACCTTGCCCGGGTCGATCCGGCCCGACAGGACCCGGTCGATCAGGTCGGGCAGGTAACGGCGCACGGGGGCGGGGCCGCCGCGCAGGCCGACGTGGGAGAAGAACAGCTCCTGGCCGTCGATCGCGACTTCGTGCGGGACGCCGACGAAGCCGACGTTGCCGCCGGGGCGGGCCGCGTGCAGGGCCTGCCGCATCGCCTCGGACGTGCCGACGCACTCCAGGACGGAGTCGGCGCCGATGCCCTTCGTCAGCTCCTTCACGCGGGCGACGCCTTCCTCCCCGCGCTCGGTGACGATGTCCGTCGCCCCGAACTCCCGGGCCAGCTTCTGCCGGGGCTCGTGGCGGCTCATCGCGATGATCCGCTCTGCACCCAGCTCCTTGGCGGCGATCACACCGCACAGGCCGACCGCTCCGTCACCGACGACCACGGCGGTGGAGCCGGGCCTGACCTCGGCGGCGAGGGCCGCGTACCAGCCGGTGCCCATGACGTCGGAGACGGCGAGCAGGCCGGGCACGAACGCGCCGTCCGGGTGGTCGTCCGTGGCGACCAGGGTGCCCTGGGCGTTCGGGATGCGGACGTAGTCGGCCTGGCAGGTGCTCATGAACTCCCGGTGCAGACAGGAGGACTGCCATCCGTTCAGGCAGTTCGGGCAGGTGTTGTCCGACGTGGCGAAGGAGCCGACGACGAACTGGCCCGGCTTGACCGAGGTGACCTCGCCGCCGACCTCCTCCACGATGCCGACGTACTCGTGGCCCATGGGGTGAGGTTCGTCGACCGGTTCCAGGCCGCGGTACGCCCACAGGTCCGAGCCGCACACGCAGGTGGCGACCGTGCGGATGATCGCGTCGGTCGGGCGGATGATCCGGGGGTCGTCGCGCTCCTCGAAGCGCACGTCGCCGGGGGCGTGGATTACTGCGCCGCGCATGGTGGTGCTTCCTTCGGTGGGAGAGGATCTCCTTCAGGTCGAGCGTCACACGGGGCGGCCGGCGCGAAAAGCGGAGAAACGCATCCGGGGAGGGCGGCATCCTGGGAGTGTTTTCTCCCTCCTTGCCTCGGTGAGATCGGTGCGATGCTGGGAAGCATGACCAGCAGCGTCCCCCTCAATGAGCTGGGAGAATTTCTCAAAAGGCGGCGCGCGGAGCTGAGCCCGCGCACGGTCGGCCTGCCGGAGACGACGGCACCCCGCCGGGTGGCCGGGCTGCGCCGCGAGGAGGTCGCCCAGCTCGCCTCGATCAGCACCGACTACTACACACGCCTGGAGCAGGGCCGTATGCAGGCATCGGCTCCGGTGCTGGACACCCTCGCCCGCGTACTCCATCTGGATGACGACCAGCGGGCGTACCTCTTCCAGCTCGCCGGCAAGACCGCGAACCGCGCCCGGCACCGCGGCAGGCAGAAGGTGCAGCCCCAGCTCCAGCGCGTGCTGGACGACCTCACCGCCACCCCGGCCATCGTGCAGGGACGCCGCGGCGACATCCTGGCGTGGAACGCGCCGGCCGCCGCGCTGGTCACCGATTTCGGCCGCCTTCCGGAAAAGCACCGCAACTGTCCGCGCATCCAGTTCACGGATCCGGCGATGCGGACCCTCTACGCCGACTGGGAGACCTCCGCGCAGATCTCCGTGGCCCAGCTGCGGATGGAGGCGGCGAAGTACCCCGAGGACCCGCGCCTGATCGAGCTGGTCGGTGAACTGTCCATGCATGACAGGCAGTTCGCCCGGTGGTGGGGCGAACACCGGGTCGCCGCCCGCACGGTGGGCACCAAGACGCTCCATCACCCGGTCGTCGGCGAACTCGTCCTGGACTGGGACACCCTCACCGCGAGCACCGACCCGGACCAGCACCTGACCGTCTGGACCGCCGCCCCCGGTTCCCCCACGCACGAGCGGCTGCGCATCCTCGCTTCCTGGGCGGCCGACCAGGACCTCTCGGCCTCCCCGTCCGTCGCTTGAGAGCTCAGCCGGCGCAGGGAGGCGTCAAAAAGCCGTCAGAAACGCATACTTGATCGCGCGGGAACGTCTCGCCATGGTTCTGACGGGGGAGCTTGCAAGGTGAGTGGTGGAGGCAAGGCGCTGGGCAAGGTGGAGGTCAGACTCAAGTGGGACCCGAGCCCGCTCGGGGAGACGCCCCGGCACCTCGACATCATCGCCGCGACCTACTCGGCGGACGATCCCTACGGGCGGCCGGTGTATGTCGTGCACTACGAGAGCCGGTCACCGGACGGCACCATCACCATGACCCGGCACAGCGAGACCGGCATGGGCTTCGGGTTCGTCGAGGTGATGGTCCTGGAATTCGACCGGCTGGCGCCCGTGTACGGGCGTGTGGTGGTCGGCGTGGCCATCCACCAGGACGGTGGGCCCCGGACGTTCGGGGACATGTCCAACGCCGGGGTCGTCGTCGTCCAGAGGTACGAGCAGTTGCTGGCGGACGACTTCGCCCAGGTCGCCGACGCCACGGCCACGACGGTCGCCGAGTTCACCCGGGCCCCCTCCGGAGCGTGGGAGATGCGCGAGATGATCCGGGGCTTCGACAGTGACCCGGTGCTCTTCTGCGCGGAGATGGGCAGCCCGCAGCACTGACCGTTTCCCCGGGGCTCCTTCCCGCCCGGCGGACTGCCCGCCGGCTCTTCCGGAGGAAGCCCTCGGCCGCGCGGGCGACCCCGCGGTGATGGTCACCGGCACGGACGTCGGTGACCGCGCCGCCGCGAAGATCCTGCTCGCCCAGGTCGCCGCCGCGCACCACCGGCTCGCCCCGGTCCGGGCCGGCGGCGGCCGTACCGGGACGGCGGCCGTCCTCGGCTGCGGCTGTCCGCCGGGTCCGCCGAGGTGTGCCGTTGGGGAGAATGGGGGCGGTTCAGGAACGGCGAGGCGGGAGACGGGTATGGCAGGCGACGGCGGGCCGGTGACACTGCGCGGGATCGCGGAACGGCTCGGGCTGCACGTCTCGACGGTCTCCCGGGTCCTCAACGGCCCGTCCGGGGAGCAGGGACGCGCGGCGTCCGGCGAGACGGCGCGCCGGATCCGCGAGCTGGCCGACGAACTCGGCTACCGCCCCAACCCGCACGCCACCAGCCTGCGCACCCGGCGCAGCAACCTGGTCGGGGTGCTCTTCCCCCGGCTGTCGGAGATCGTGGTGGCCACCATCTACGAGGGTGTGGAGGAGGAGGCCACCCGGCGAGGGCTCTCCACCTTCGTCACCAACACCCACGACGACCCCGCCACCCAGCGCGAGCGGATCGGCATGGTCCTGGGCCGCCGGGTGGACGGCCTCATCATCGGCGACGCGCACCTGGACGGGGCAGCGCTGGCCGGCCCGGCCCTGGACGGCACGCCCTTCGTGCTCGTCAACCGCCGCACCGACACCGGCCACCCGGCGGTGACCTGCGACGACCACCTGGGCGGGCGGCTCGTGGCCGAGCACTTCCTGGCCCTGGGCCACCGCCGGGTGGCCGTCGTCGCCGGTGAACCCTTCGCCAGCACCGGCACCGACCGCACGACCGGCTTCACCGACCGCTACCGCGAGGCCGGCCTGCCCCTGCCCGCCCGCTGGGTACGCCACTGCCGCTTCGACACGGCCGGCGGGCACCGGGCCGCCGCCGAGTTGCTGAGCGGCTCCGACCGGCCGACCGCGATCTTCGCCGTCAACGACCTCGCCGCGATCGGCACCATCGGCGCCGCCCGCGACCTGGGTCTGCGGCTGGGGGAAGACCTCGCGCTGGCCGGGTTCAACGACACCCCCCTCGCCGCCGAACTGCCCGTCCCGCTCACCAGCGTCCACTCCCCCATGGCCGAGCAGGGCAGACGCGCCGTACGGCTGCTGCTCCGCCGTATCGCGGGCGAGCCCGTCCGCTCGGAGGTGATCAGGCCCGAGCTCGTGGTGCGGGCGTCCACGGGTGCGCCGATCGGGCCGGCTCTGCGGTGAGCGGGACGCCGTAAACCGCCCCGGTCACCCGTCAGTTCTGTTCCGGCGGAGCCCAGGAGGCGGTGTTGCCCAAACGATTGGCGCAAACGTTTGGGTAGGGCATACTGACCACTCGGCGCGTCCGGCTACGGCTATGGGGGTGGCTCGGTGAAGTGGTTCGGCAGGCGGCGCGAGGCGGCATCGGATGACCGCGAGGAGCTCGTCGCGGCGCTGCGGGCGGACAGCGTGACGGCTGAGCTGATCGCCCGTCAGTTCGGCGCGGCTCAGGCCGCCGGACGCTATGCGGAACTGGTCGCGGAGGCGGAACGCGTCCTGGGACCGCAGGACACCGACACCCTGGCACTGCGGCACCAACTGGCCCACTGGACCGGTGAGTCCGGACAACCGGAAGCCGCGGTGCGGCTGTTCGCACGGCTCATGGCCGACCGTGAGCGGATCCAGGGACCGGGCCATCCGGACACCGAACTGGCCCGGCATCAACTGGCCCACTGGCACGGCCGGTCGGGCCGGCCCGAGGAGGCCGTACGCCGCTACGAAGCCATGCGCCGGTCCGCCGAGCAGGAGAACCGCACCGAGACGGCGCTCACCCTGCTGTGCGAGGTGGGCTACTGGCAGCAGAAGAGCGGCGACAACGCGGCCGCGCTGCGCGCGTTCTCCCAGATGCTGCAGACCGCCCAGCAGGAGCTCGGCCCAGGCCACCAGCTCGTCGGCATCGCCCGTCAGCGCTACGCCGAGGTCGCCGGCGGACTGCCGTTCGGCAACGAGGGCGGCCACGACGGGCTGCAGGACCTCCTCGCGACGGCCGCCGCGGTCGAAGCCGCGGGAGACTTCCCGCGCGCGGGCCGGATGTACGGGCAGATGGCCGAACGGTCCGAGCAGCTCTACGGGGCGGGCAGCTCCCAGGTCCTCTCCGCGCTTGTCGCGCAGGCGAAGGCGGCGGTGCGGGCGGAGGACCACGAGACGGCTGTCGACTGTTTCGGGAAGGTGCTCGCGTGCATGGAGCTGCGGGGCGAGGGGCCCGGTTCGCCGGAGTACGACATCCTGTGCGGGCAGCGTGACGAGCTCGCCCGGATGGCCGGGCGCACGGTGCTCCGTATCGCGCAGCGGGCCGCGGCGGCGTTGGGCGAGGCGCTGCAGACCGCGCCCGAGACGGCCTGCGCGGTGCTGGCCCGCGAGGCCGGCACCTCCCACGCGACCTGGCTCGCCGTCGTGAACCCCGGTGCGGGCGAAGGGACATGGGCCGCATGGACGCCGGAGCACTGGGCGGCCGTGCTGCGGGACCTGACGCGGCGCGGCTATGAGGCGACGGCCCTCTGCTTCGCCCGCGACGACCTGCGACCGGCCCCCGAAGAGGCCTGCGCGTGCGAGCAGTTGGGGCTGCCGGGCCTCTATGTGTCCCGCCTGAGCGACGGGAACGTACGGTTCGAGGCATACGTCTTCCGGGACGGCGAACCGACGAGGGCGCGGGTCGTCGTGGTGGAGGACGAGCCGGCGGGGACGGGTTCGCCGGGTGCGGAGAGGCGGGTGTCCGCGGGGGCGGCGGACGGCGGCCGGGTCGCGTTTCACGAGCAGGCCGCGGCCATCGGGACCTGGCGGGAGATGGAGCGGGCGCGGCGCCCCGCCGGGGCGGACGAGGCGGACCGGCCACCGGTCTTCGGCACGTACGAGGTGCTGGAGTGCGTCGGCGAGGGCGGCTTCGGGCGGGTCTACCTGTGCCAGGATCCCGACGGGCTGATGGTCGCGGTCAAGACGCTGCACGCGCATCTCGCGGCGGCTCCCGCGATCAAGCGGGGCTTCGCCCACGAGGTGCGGGCGGCCCAGCGGGTCGACGGGCGGTTCACCGTGCCGGTGATCGCTGCGGACACCGACGGTCCGGCCCCGTGGATGGCGGTGCCGTACGTGGCCGCCCCGTCCTTGCAGGAATTCGTCGAGCGGTGCGGCCGGCTGGAAACCGACCTGGTGCGCACCCTGGGGGCGGGCATCGCCGTCGCCCTGAGCGCCATCCACGCCGAGGGCATCGTGCATCTCGATCTCAAGCCGGCCAACGTGCTGCTGACCGAGGACGGCCCGCGCGTCATCGACTTCGGAATCGCCCAGATCGAACGGCTCACCGAGCCACGGCGCGGCTTCGCCGGCACCTACGCGTACGCCTCCCCCGAGCAACTGCGCGAGGAGCGGACCTTCACACCCGCCAGCGATGTGTTCTCCCTGGGCACCGTCCTCGCCCGCCTGGCCCTGGGCCGCAGCCCCTGGGGCCGGGACACGCCGTCCGTGGTCGCCGGAATCCGGGCCGGCACACCCGATCTCGCCGGGCTGCCCGCAGACTTCGCGGAGGTGGTCCGGTGGTGCCTTCAGCCGGATCCGGGCCGGCGGCCGACGGCCGGTGACGTGGCCGAGGCCCTGGTTCCCGGGGCCGGTGACGGCAGGATCGGTCCGCCGCCACTGCCGGAGCAGGGGCGGGCTCTCGTCGCGGAGCACGCCACCGTACCCGCCACACGCCATTACGAGACGCTCGCCCGCACTCGACCCCGGTGAGGCTCAGGCGCGGCCGGGCCTCTCGTGCTCAGTGCGGCAGCCGGGGTGAACACGGCTGCCCGTGCGTCACTTTCGGCCACACACGTGCTTGCCGGAGCCGATGCCGCAGATCATCTCTTCTGCCGACCGGCCCCTCCGCCTATCATCGCGTCAGGTGTCCACAGGTGCGGGGGAATCGGTCATGGATCCGGAGATGCTGGCGCAGACCGCGGGAACCACCGTCGTCGCGCTGATGGCGACCGACGCATGGCAGCGGACACGCGAAGGTGTGGTGGCGCTGTGGCGCCGGGTACGTCCTGTGCAGGCCGACGAGATCGGCACGGCACTGGAGGAGACCCGTGAGGAGATCCTCGTGGCGCGGCGCGAGGGTGACACGGCGGGCGCCGAGGATCTGGAGCGGGACTGGCGCCGCAGGCTGAGGCGCCTGCTGGCCGCGGATCCGTCCGTCGCCCAGGAGCTTGAGGAGGTGCTGGCCCAGGCACGCGCCTCTCTGCCCGAGGACCGGCGACCGCTCGTTCCCACCGTGCAGTTGCACGCGCACGCATCCGGGCACGCGCGGGTCTACCAGGCCGGGCGGGACCAGCACATCGGCGAGCGATGACGGACCATCCGGGCGCCCCGCAGGGCGGTCATGTCCTGCGGGCCGTCACCGACGGGCACGGTCGGGTGTACCAGGCCGCAGGCAACCAGATCATCCTGGAATACACCGTCCAGCAGTCCGAACCCCCCGCTCCGGGAACCGGGTTGGGGTGGACGAGCCCCGAATCGGTCCGCACCCCCCTGGTCGCTCCCCTGAGTTCGCCCCTGCGTGACCGTCTCGATGTACGAGAAGCGCTCCTGAAGGCCATCGGTGACCCGGCGGCGGCGCCGAACGGCCTGCACGTCGTGCACGGCATGCCGGGCAGCGGCAAGACGGCGCTGGCCCAGACCGTGTTCGACGAGGCCGTGGCCGGCCAGGGGGTCGTCGGGCTGTGGGTCAACGCCGCTGACCGCTCGTCCTTCCGTTCCGGGATGCTGGCCGTGGCCCACGATCGCGGGGCCGCGCAAGCGGAGGTCGACGCCGCGCGGGAGGGCCGCCGTCCGGACGCCGATCTCGTCTGGCACTGTCTGGAGCGGTCACCCGAGCCCTGGTTGCTCGTCCTGGACAACGCGGACGATCCCTCCGTGTTCCGGCACGGCGCGTGGCTGCGGTCCAGCAGCCGCGGCATCGTGCTGATCACCAGCCGGCTCCGGGACGCCGTCGAGTGGCGCCGGGCCGTCAGGCATCCACTGGACGTTCTCGACCTCTCCTACGCCGTCGACGTGCTGCGGGACCTCGCGGTCAGCGCGGAGG encodes:
- a CDS encoding zinc-dependent alcohol dehydrogenase family protein, producing the protein MRGAVIHAPGDVRFEERDDPRIIRPTDAIIRTVATCVCGSDLWAYRGLEPVDEPHPMGHEYVGIVEEVGGEVTSVKPGQFVVGSFATSDNTCPNCLNGWQSSCLHREFMSTCQADYVRIPNAQGTLVATDDHPDGAFVPGLLAVSDVMGTGWYAALAAEVRPGSTAVVVGDGAVGLCGVIAAKELGAERIIAMSRHEPRQKLAREFGATDIVTERGEEGVARVKELTKGIGADSVLECVGTSEAMRQALHAARPGGNVGFVGVPHEVAIDGQELFFSHVGLRGGPAPVRRYLPDLIDRVLSGRIDPGKVFDLTLPLEQVAEGYRAMDERRAIKALLKP
- a CDS encoding heavy metal-binding domain-containing protein — protein: MSGEWTGAGLPPAAAARIAELRGSGTWSSALSTGEFAALRAVGFEPVGQVMGSAVYHVGRSGRYWGYHDCLYQSGWYAGGGGYARVALSGGGAPSAGLVEVLDRARRSALDRMTAECSALGGDGVVAAQLTVAPFPAQPNCLEFKVIGTAVRAAGTVRPPRPFTCHLDGQGFAKLVTAGWVPVELLYGMSVGVRHDDYTTRAQTRSWNNTEVSGWSELVQAVRSDARAHLRAQSGRWGGDGVILSAGGLRVWGEPCLRRGGNSEQEDHVAEATLVGTTVARFRAREVPPRTLTVMPLDPERRRRAMRRTATDLR
- a CDS encoding helix-turn-helix domain-containing protein, giving the protein MLGSMTSSVPLNELGEFLKRRRAELSPRTVGLPETTAPRRVAGLRREEVAQLASISTDYYTRLEQGRMQASAPVLDTLARVLHLDDDQRAYLFQLAGKTANRARHRGRQKVQPQLQRVLDDLTATPAIVQGRRGDILAWNAPAAALVTDFGRLPEKHRNCPRIQFTDPAMRTLYADWETSAQISVAQLRMEAAKYPEDPRLIELVGELSMHDRQFARWWGEHRVAARTVGTKTLHHPVVGELVLDWDTLTASTDPDQHLTVWTAAPGSPTHERLRILASWAADQDLSASPSVA
- a CDS encoding protein kinase domain-containing protein, whose translation is MKWFGRRREAASDDREELVAALRADSVTAELIARQFGAAQAAGRYAELVAEAERVLGPQDTDTLALRHQLAHWTGESGQPEAAVRLFARLMADRERIQGPGHPDTELARHQLAHWHGRSGRPEEAVRRYEAMRRSAEQENRTETALTLLCEVGYWQQKSGDNAAALRAFSQMLQTAQQELGPGHQLVGIARQRYAEVAGGLPFGNEGGHDGLQDLLATAAAVEAAGDFPRAGRMYGQMAERSEQLYGAGSSQVLSALVAQAKAAVRAEDHETAVDCFGKVLACMELRGEGPGSPEYDILCGQRDELARMAGRTVLRIAQRAAAALGEALQTAPETACAVLAREAGTSHATWLAVVNPGAGEGTWAAWTPEHWAAVLRDLTRRGYEATALCFARDDLRPAPEEACACEQLGLPGLYVSRLSDGNVRFEAYVFRDGEPTRARVVVVEDEPAGTGSPGAERRVSAGAADGGRVAFHEQAAAIGTWREMERARRPAGADEADRPPVFGTYEVLECVGEGGFGRVYLCQDPDGLMVAVKTLHAHLAAAPAIKRGFAHEVRAAQRVDGRFTVPVIAADTDGPAPWMAVPYVAAPSLQEFVERCGRLETDLVRTLGAGIAVALSAIHAEGIVHLDLKPANVLLTEDGPRVIDFGIAQIERLTEPRRGFAGTYAYASPEQLREERTFTPASDVFSLGTVLARLALGRSPWGRDTPSVVAGIRAGTPDLAGLPADFAEVVRWCLQPDPGRRPTAGDVAEALVPGAGDGRIGPPPLPEQGRALVAEHATVPATRHYETLARTRPR
- the ggt gene encoding gamma-glutamyltransferase is translated as MTARRTLLTAASTAFLTLPLLPRTAAASSSTARRETSPGLRPPAKQAVAVGSGGAVSSVNPYATQAGIDVLRHGGNAVDAAVATAAALGVVEPYSAGVGGGGYFVYYDARTRTVHTIDGRETGPARMRSDSFTDPSTGKAIPFDEAVNSGLSVGVPGTPATWQRALDTWGTLSLAQALRPATRIADDGFVVNDQFRAQTEMNEARFRDFTPTAQLFLPGGQLPVVGTRFRNPDLARTYRELAHDGVDALYHGDIGHDVVRTVQNPPVAQGSTRTVRPGLMERADLAGYRAILRAPTRTTYHGLDVYSMAPSSSGGTTVGEALNILENFHLSPSDTAQALHDYLEASRIAFADRNRWVGDPAFSDVPTRELLAKEFAKDRACLIPPTTSLTSPVAPGDPLAPAGCTAPGTGSQEPYEGPSTTHLVACDRWGNVVSYTLTIEQTGGSAITVPGRGFLLNNELTDFDFTPLQAGVPDPNLPGPGKRPRSSMSPTIVLRDGRPLIAVGSPGGATIITTVLQTLVNRLDLGMTLPEAVAAPRISQRNRTTTEAEPAFLDSPERPALEALGEHFVLAPPAFTPSPEIGAVAALEFGPRGTVTAVAEPVRRGGGSAMVVHQTS
- a CDS encoding TerD family protein gives rise to the protein MLDRAGTSRHGSDGGACKVSGGGKALGKVEVRLKWDPSPLGETPRHLDIIAATYSADDPYGRPVYVVHYESRSPDGTITMTRHSETGMGFGFVEVMVLEFDRLAPVYGRVVVGVAIHQDGGPRTFGDMSNAGVVVVQRYEQLLADDFAQVADATATTVAEFTRAPSGAWEMREMIRGFDSDPVLFCAEMGSPQH
- a CDS encoding LacI family DNA-binding transcriptional regulator; translated protein: MVTGTDVGDRAAAKILLAQVAAAHHRLAPVRAGGGRTGTAAVLGCGCPPGPPRCAVGENGGGSGTARRETGMAGDGGPVTLRGIAERLGLHVSTVSRVLNGPSGEQGRAASGETARRIRELADELGYRPNPHATSLRTRRSNLVGVLFPRLSEIVVATIYEGVEEEATRRGLSTFVTNTHDDPATQRERIGMVLGRRVDGLIIGDAHLDGAALAGPALDGTPFVLVNRRTDTGHPAVTCDDHLGGRLVAEHFLALGHRRVAVVAGEPFASTGTDRTTGFTDRYREAGLPLPARWVRHCRFDTAGGHRAAAELLSGSDRPTAIFAVNDLAAIGTIGAARDLGLRLGEDLALAGFNDTPLAAELPVPLTSVHSPMAEQGRRAVRLLLRRIAGEPVRSEVIRPELVVRASTGAPIGPALR